GGTTCGCTCCTGAGATGCTTTTTCATCCTGTTTAGTTTTCCTTTCATCGACGACATATCCGTTCAATCCTTCCAGTCATTTAAAAGGCGCATTACGAGTTCTTTTGCTTTCTGCCCCCCTGAATCTACCCCAATACAGGACGGGCAGCCTGTTTGGCACGGGCATTCGGCTACAAGCCTGTGGGACTCTGCAATAATACGATCCAACTGTTCGTGGATTTTTTTAGATAACCCGACTCCTCCTGGATATTTATCATAGATAAAAATCGTCGGCTTTTCATTATGTACTGCTTTGAGCTGGGGATAAACGTGAAGATCAGAAGGGTCGCACATCACTTGCAGAGCTGCGACATAGCCCAAAATATTCGCTGCGCCAAGAAGCGCCTGTTCCATTTGCAGGTCGCTCCACTTTTTAGCCTGGTGATCTGTTGCTTGAACCCACGCTGCGTTCGTATGAAGCTCCTCCTCGGGAAGATGAATCGGTCCAGAACCTATGTTCTCATGAGTTTCAAAGCGAATTTTCTTAAAAATAGTCGCTTTGGCATTTACTGTGATGTCTCCGAAGCCCGTAATTTTCTGCTCGCCTTCAGACAGCTTATCAATTTCAAGCACCTTCAGCACAACTGCGAGATTGGCATCGGTAAAATAATCGACCTGCACTTCTCTGACATATGCTTTTCTTTCCTCCCAATCCAGCAGCTCAACTTGAAATTGTTCACCTTTATGCAAATAGATCGCTTTCTCATGAAGGAGCGTCATTGCGCTAAAACGGTCCATTTCCCCAATGACAGCTGCTTTTCCCGGCACGGATTGATCTATGATGACCACATTCTCCTGAGAGGCTGCCCGCAGGCTTATTCCATGCGCAGGAAACGAATCGCTCATCCAATGGTACGTCCCATCGTGTAAATGCAGTACTTCCTGTTCTCTTAAATAGTCAAGAATGTCCTCAACCTCAGTTTGCCCGAACCGTTCATTTTGTTTAAATGGGAGCTCGAATGCAGCACATTTCAAATGATCTACTAGAATGACCAGGTTATCCGGGTCAATGACGGCTGTTTCGGGGGTTTGCTCAAAAAAATAAGCAGGGTGCTTAATGATGTATTGATCCAAAGGCGTTGAACTTGCCACCATAATGATTAATGCTTCATTTTCTCTTCTGCCTGCTCGCCCTGATTGCTGCCAAGCACTTGCGATCGTTCCGGGGTAGCCTGTCATAATGCACGCTTGCAGCTGACCGATATCCACCCCTAGCTCCAGCGCGTTGGTGCTCACCACTCCCATGATGTCTCCGCTGCGAAGTCCTTTTTCAATCTTCCTTCGTTCGGTAGGAAGGTAGCCTCCCCTGTAGCCTTGTACAGCGGGCTCGCCGGCAATCGGCCTCATGATATCCTGCAAGTAGCTTAATATCAGCTCTACTCGTACCCTGCTTCTTGCAAACACAATCGTTTGGATTTGATTTTTTAAAAGCTCTGCTGCAAGTGTCCTCACTTCAAGAGCGGCACTTTTTCGAATATTCATTGACCGATTAACAATCGGAGGATTGTAAAAAAGAAAATGTTTTTTGCCTGAAGGTGCGCCGTTATCTGAAATTAAATTCATCTTAGAGCCTGTCAATGTTTCCGCCAGCTCAAGGGGGTTGGCGATTGTCGCCGATGTACAAATAAAGGTTGGATTGCTGCCGTAGTAGCTGCAAATTCGCTTAAGCCTACGAATCACATTGGCTACATGGCTGCCAAACACCCCGCGATACGTGTGAAGCTCATCAATAATAATAAACTTTAGATTTTCAAACAAAGAAACCCATTTTGTATGGTGCGGCAAAATGGCGGAATGAAGCATATCAGGATTTGTAATAACAATATGTCCGGCTTTTCTTATCTTTTGCCGTATCGCTGGTGATGTATCCCCGTCATAGGTATATGAATGAATATCGATTCCAATTTCTTCGATCAGCTCATTCATTTCACTTTTTTGGTCTTGTGATAACGCTTTTGTCGGAAATAAATACAAGGCTCTCGACGACTGATCGTTGATGATTTCTTGTAATACCGGGAGATGATAACAGAGAGATTTACCTGAAGCAGTCGGAGTTACTGCGACAACGTTTTCTTTATTTCCGGTTTTTTCATAAGCGGAATATTGATGGGAATAAAGACGGGTTATTCCTTTTTTGGCTAAGGCATGAATCAAGCGGTCGTCCAAAGCCGCGGGCATCTCCTTATATTTTGCTTCTTTTTTTGGGGTAGTGTGCCAATATACGATCTGGTCCTTAAACCGATCATCCTCTTTTAAACCATTGAGAAGCTCAGTTACATCTTTTTTTCGTTCCAACCCTTTCACCTCTTTCCCTATTGTACTAAGGAGACGTTCGTTTCGAAAGAGGGAAAAATAATTAAATCTGTCAAATTTCCGCCTCGTCGTAGATGGCGGTTCACCTCTAATGCTGCTTACTTCTGTTAACGAAGGAAAAATGCAGGCTGGCTCACCTGCATTTTGTTATTTCACTTTTATATCAAACAGCTTTGTTTTTCCTTTCACCGCATCTGATTCACCGGATGGTTCGATTGATTCTACAATGTCTCCGTTTGTGATAACAATCGGGGTAATCGTACTGCTTGCTTTTTCACTGATAAAATCAAGGTCGCAAGTAATGAGCGGATCTCCCACTTTTACTTTGTCCCCCTCCTTCACATGAGCTTCGAATCCTTCTCCCATCAGTTCTACAGTATCAAGTCCGATGTGAATTAACAGCTCTATTCCTGACAACGACCGGATTCCAACTGCGTGCTTTGTATGAAACAATTGAATAATTTCTCCTTCAACAGGCGATACAATGTTGCCGTTTTCAGGCTTGACAGCAATTCCTTCTCCCATCATTTTTTGTGAAAATACAGGGTCTGGAACCTCTTCTAAAGGAACAACTTGTCCATCAATTGGCGAATAAACCGCTTCCTCGTTTTTTGTGTCTTGTGCTTTGCCTATGCCAAACAGTTTTTTCAGCATGTGATAGTCCCCTTTCAAAATCCCTTTAATCACCTTATATATTTATATTTAATCATATATCGAGAGCTTCCTCAATTTATAACCTTATTTCCTTTTTCTGCATAGGCTATATAAAAATTCAGCTAAAGGAGTCTGAAGATGAGTCAGGATAAAAATGAAAATAGCCAAAAAGATGTGCAAAAGCTAGGCAATTACTTGTCAAAGGCTGTTGAGGATTTCTTTTATTCATCCCCGTTTCACGAATTATTAAATGGATTTCAAAATATTGTGTCCAACCAGTTGAATAATGCCATGGCAAGTACAGAAATCAGAGAGGACGAGACATTCCTTTACGTGGATGTGCATGTTCCGGATTCTTTTGTCAATGGAGAAATTCTCGTTGAAGTAAAATCGAGATATTTGCATCTTTCTATGAGGGAAACGGTAAAGCATTCGGAAAGCAATTATCAAAAAATATCTTCAATGGCAAAATCGATTTTGCTTCCTTACCCTGTCATCCAGGAATCAATGAGTACTTCCTGGCCAAATCAGAATACGATGGTCATTTCTTTTGAAAAAACAAAAGCATGAATGCTTCCCATTCATGCTTTACGATTTAAAAAAGCTTGTAAAACCCTTTGCTAATGATCCCATTTGATTGACCGTATTCATCATTTGGCCCGCCGTATCCATCAGCTTATTAAAATCATATTGCCCGTTTGATTTCTTGAATTGAGACATGATGCTCATGAATTGTGAAGGCTGCTGCTGATTTGGCCTTGGCTGCGGATATGGATTTGGATAGGATAAAGGTAGCTGTTGCATGCCTTGATATGAATTTGGCTCATCGTAATAAGGTATATGACTCAGTGTTTGAGGTTGAGTTGGATATTGATTATGGGCTGCCCCTGGTGAATGAGTTTGGTAAGCAGATGGATAATGCGGATATTGCTGGGCAGAAGAATGATAAGGAGCATAGCCATAAAGCTGTTCCGGATATAATCGGGTTTGTCTCCTATTGTTCAATTTTAAACTCTCTCCTTCCGTTAATAATGATCTACTAGATTAGTTTATGATCGAATTTACGTTTCGGTGCCTATGTTCTAAAAAAACAAAGCACGCATGTACTATAGAAAAGCACTGGTATTATTGGTAAGATATAAGGAAGATGGATGAAGGGGGAGAAAAGACATGAACTTAGCAGAGCTCAGGCATTCTTTTGCTGAAACAAAAAAGTACGAAACTGATAATCTGAACAAGCTTATGGATTTCTCTAGGCATTTATATTTGCAAGGCCATCTTACGCTCCATGAGTTCCGGGTGTATTTAAAAAACCTGGAATCCGAAGGCGCCGAATCGCCTATTTATCAAACTAAATAACATAAGAAAGGCAGCGGATTAACGGCTGCCTTCTTTTACGTAATCTTTTAATGTTTTCAACGTGTACTGCACCGATTCGGATAAGTCTTTAAATCGCTTCAGGTGAATTTTGCAAAAAAAAGATTGCAGCACGACTTCGTTCAAATTTTCTTTTACAGCTTCTATTTGGCTGACATGGAGATATCTGGGACGCTTTTCGCTGATATACCGTGTGGCATTTTCGGTCCAGGTATCTATGATTTGCGTACTTTCTTGAACTGCCGGCTGAACTTCTTTATAAAAATCGACGGGAATGTCTTTGCCTTTCCGCTCATTATAGCGGCTGACAGATTCCTTCAGCAGGCAGAGCATCTCATCGTTAACTTCTAGAACTTCTGATTCTTTCACTTCACGTCACCTCAATGAACATCCTATCAAAGAAGCAAGAAATCAACAATTCACAAACATTTTACTGACAATTCACTTGGAATAGGAACCACGCTGCCAATTTTTTCAGATTGACCAATACATAGAACCAGTTCATCCAATTCTTTATCTATTTGTTCAAGGACGGCTTCAATTTTTACTTCTTTTTCTATTCTGTTCATCAGCATGCGGCTGCCGATGTTCTTCTCAATCTCAGTTACAGATTCTTCTATTTCCATCAGGATGTGAAGGACATTGTCTTTACTTACAAATCCGTTCATTCACTCTCCTCCTTTTTTCTTGTTGCCTTCTAATTTCTTTGTCCGGTGTAACTCTCCTTCCTGCTTGACAAAACTAGTACTAAATCGGCAAATGAACTTATCATTCAGCAAAACTCTTCCGCGCAAGGCCTGCCGTATGATTCTGCTTATTTGGGCAAAAATAACCGTATGGGAGGTGTTGACATGAAAACAAAAAAAGAGCCGAAGAAAGAAGAAAACAAGCGTCCTCTAGGGGACAAAAAGCTGAATGGCCCAAACCGTCCTTCAACGTAAGAAGCAGGGAAATCCTTGCTTCTTTTTTTTCGCTGCCTGCTTACTACAGCCATTCTTTTATTGCGAACAATGCCGCAAGCTGTCTTCTTTTTTGCTGATACCACTCTGTCAAATCTACTTGGTCTGGTAAATTCACCTCTTTAAAGGAATGGCGCACCTGTGAATTTTTGCGAAACCAATCGTCCTTTTCTTCGTCTAATGAATGGATGACCACGGGGTAGCATGTTCTGAGGAAAGGAGACGATCTTATTTTTCTTCCCATCATTTTTTCCATGTCATATCTTGACCCAGTATGCGGCACACAGTCAAGAAACTGGTAGCATGATGTATGATAGACAGGATGAAAAAGCAGCTTTCCCAGCTTTTTACCCAGTGCAATCCTTTTTTCCGCCTTCGTAAAATTATTTATAGAAAGACCGAGCAGCCGGCCGTCGATCGTTGGGAAAATAACTGTGTTAAAATGAAAATAATCACTCATAAGAAACGGAAAAGCTGCAAATACATTCTTTTTTAGCCAATGATTTTGTATAATTGGTTTTTGAATCGTATTTTGTTCATTTATAATAAGTGCATGCATGAGACGTTTTTTATCCTTTTCATGCCAAAAAAGCTGCCACTCTGTTTCCATAAACGCTGAGACACCAAATGCACCAAGCATAGAAAAAAGCGGGGTACCACAGCGTTTCGAATAGCTGTAAAGCAAAAGCTGGGGAAAAGCATCGGAAAAGATCAGCCAGTTTGATCTTTCGTATGTGGTAAATAACCACGTCTGTTGATCAGAAGTAAGGCCTTTTTGAAACAACCGGCCTTTCAGATCCGTCATCGACCAGCCGGCATTTCGAGATACGGCGCTTGCCAGCAAGGCCCATTTGATCTCAGGATTGGTATCATAAAATGTTTTGTACGCATTCGTTCGGGATATGTTATCTTTATTAAGGCGTCTCGTTTGCTGCTTAATTTGCTGTATAACCTTGTGTCTGCAGTTTGCAGTTAACAACATGTACACCACTTCCGTTATAAATGATTGTTTTAGGAGGTCTGGGATGATCCGCTATCCAAACGGCAAACAATACGTGCCGAGCCAAACCAAACCGGCCACGGCGAAAACAAAAAATGAAAAATCATTCAGTAATCGCGGAATGACCCTCGAAGACGATTTAAACGAAACGAATCAATATTATTTAGAAAAGCAAATCGCGGTTATTCATAAAAAGCCGACTCCCGTCCAAATTGTTCAGGTGGATTATCCGAGACGAAGCGCTGCGGTTATCAAGGAAGCCTATTTCAAGCAATCCTCCACCACGGATTACAACGGAATTTATCGAGGCAAATACATTGATTTCGAAGCAAAAGAAACCCAAAACAAAACCTCTTTTCCGTTAAAAAACTTTCATGCTCATCAAATCGAGCATATGAGACAGGTGGTTGACCATGGAGGTATTTGCTTTGTTATTATTTCCGCATTTAACGAAGTTTATCTTTTAAAAGCCGAACAATTATTTTATTTTTGGGAACGCTGTGAAAATAATGGAAGAAAATCAATACGCAAGGATGAGCTTGATCAATCGGCTTGTCTTATCAAGCTTGGCTATTCACCCCGAATTGATTATATTAAAGCTATTGATTCCTTATATTTTTCTTAACACTTTCGGGGAAAATGCGTATGGAAAATATGCGCTTAGCTAATGAAAGGTAGAGATGTTATGTCTGATCAATATAGTAGCCGTGAAGAACGGAGAAAGGCCATGCAAGGAAACAGCAGGTCGAATCCGTCACACCAAAAGAACAACAAAAAAAAGAAATCGAAAAATGGTCTGTTTAAAAAGGTTCTTTTATCACTTTTAATTCTTTTTGTGATCGGGACAGTTGCAGGCGGGGTTACGTTTGCTGTTCTCGTCTCCGACTCCCCTTCTCTTGATGAGGAGAAAATGAAGACACCATATTCATCAACAATTTATGATAAAAACGGGAAAGAGATTGCCGAAATAGGCTCGGAAAAACGGACTTATGTTTCGATAAATGATATTCCCGATCAAGTAAAAAATGCGTTTCTTGCGACTGAAGATGCTAGATTTTACGACCATCACGGGATCGATCCAATTCGAATCGGAGGCGCGCTAGTAGCCAATGTCACCGGCGGTTTTGGTGCAGAAGGCGGTAGTACCATTACCCAGCAGGTCGTAAAAAACTCACTGCTTTCACATGAAAAAACGCTTAAAAGAAAAGTGCAGGAAGTTTGGCTTTCTTTACAGCTTGAAAGGCAATATTCGAAAGATGAAATTCTCGAGATGTATTTAAACCGCATCTATTTTTCACCGAGAGCATATGGAGTTGGAAAAGCAGCGGAAGAGTTTTTCGGAGTAACCGATTTAAAAGATTTGACGGTTGAACAGGCAGCAGTCCTTGCCGGCATGCCGCAAAGCCCGAATAATTACAATCCGATTAAAAATCCTGAGCGTGCCGAACAACGCAGAAATGTTGTCTTAGGATTAATGGAGCAGCACGGTTTTATTTCAAAGGCTGAATATGATAAAGCTAAAAGTGTTGCGGTCACAGAAGGACTCGTTTCCGAGGAAACCTACGCTAAAAAGACGGAAGAAAATAAATACAGCGCCTTTGTTGAACAAGTTGTCGAAGAAGTGAAATCAAAAGCCGGTGTTGATGTCGGGACCGACGGGTTAAAAATCCACACTACTTTGGATCCTGATGCACAATCGTATATGGAGGATATGCTAAATGGCGATTCTCTTAGTTTCACAGAGGGTATGCAGGCAGGTATCACCTTGCTTGATACGAAAACCGGAGAAATCCGTGCGATCGGAGCCGGACGAAACGTCCCTGCCGGCGGATACAACTATGCGACTGACGCCAGACGCCAGCCGGGTTCGAGCATTAAACCAATCCTTGATTACGGTCCTGTTATTGAAAACAAAAAATGGTCAACATATGAACAAATTAACGACGAACCTTACTCTTATGATGATGGAACTCCGATTAATAACTTTGACAATAGTTACAAAGGCTGGATGACGGCGCGGGAAGCTCTTGCGCAGTCAAGAAATATTCCTGCTTTAAAAGCCTTCCAAGAAGTTGGTAAGGATAAAGCGAAAGAGTTTGCAGGTAAGCTTGGAATTAATTTTAATGGAGATGTATATGAGTCATACAGTATCGGTGGATTTGGCGAAAAGGATCCGGGAGTCTCATCCCTGCAAATGGCGGGCGCCTATAGTGCCTTTGGGAACAACGGCTATTACAATGAGCCTCATGCCGTAACATCCGTCGAATTTAATGATGGAACGAAAATGGACCTTACGCCAGAACCAGAGGCTGCAATGAGCGATTACACAGCCTTTATGATTTCTGATATGCTGCAAACCGCCGTGCAAACAGGTACAGGGCGGGCAGCGCAAGTCCCAGGCGTCAATATTGCCGGGAAAACAGGGACAACGAACTTTTCGATAGAGGAAAGACAAAAGTACAATATCAGTAAAAGCGGAGCACGTGATTCATGGTTTGTCGGGTATAGCCCGCAATATACAGCGGCGATTTGGACTGGTATGGGGAAAAATGACCAAAATAAAGTTCATTTAACCACTTCTGAGCAGCAGCTTGCTAAAAAAGCATTTAAACAGCTGATGACTCACGTAGATGATGGTAGCGGCTCATTTGAAAAGCCTGACAGCGTCGTCGCCGTCGATATTGAAAAAGGATCAAATCCGCCAGTCAAGGCCAGTGAATATACTCCTGAGAGCCAGAGGATTACTGAGTACTTTGTAAAAGGATCAGCTCCTTCTCAGGTTTCAACAAAATATGAGAAAACGAACAAACCAGAAAACTTAAATGTCTCATATGATGAAGCAAGTAAGAGTGTGACGTTAAATTGGACACATGAAAAGGATGACGCCACCTTTGAGGTACAGCAGTCTATTAACGATGGCGGCTATGCAGAAATTCAAAAAAACGGTGAAAAAAGTATCGTAATTCCAAATGTCCAGCCAGGATCTGTCTATCGCTTCCAGGTTACAGCAATTTCGGGTGACAATCGAAGCGACACGGCTTCAACGATGATTGAGATCCCTGGAGAAAAACCGCCGGAAGAAAAACCTGATGGAAATGGCGAGATCAATCCGCCAGCTGAGCAGCCGGATAACCCTGGTGGGCAACAGCCCGATCCAAATCAAAATGGCAACAACGGCAATAACGGAGGCCAAAATGATGGGAATCCAGCTGATGGAAATCAAGGTGGCAATACTCCTCCTGAAGAGCAGCCTGCAGACGGAAATCAAGGTGGCAATACTCCTCCTCCTGAAGAGCAGCCTGCGGACGGAAATCAAGGTGGCAATACTCCTCCTTCTGAAGAACAGCCTGCGGACGGAAATCAAACCATTTTGCCAGGTGATCAAAATTCTAATACTAGTGATTAGCATAAAAAAACCACTCGTGATGAGTGGTTTTTTTGACAAGAATTATCGATTCGTCATGGCTTTCCATTTATAAAATTGTTTTTCCATTTCGATAAACAGCTCGTCCAATTGGACAAACGCAGGGAATTGATTCGGTTTTTGCAAAATATATTCCGCTCTTTCTTTCCAATTGATCGGTGAAACAGCAAAGTCTTTATTAGAAACCTCATCCCAATCAAACGTTTCTGAATGGGTGCCCCGGATCCAGTAAAAACTAGTTATTAAGCATACCATCCCTTTGAGCATGAGCCCTTTATCCCCTCTTGATTTTCTCGTATCAAAATCAGGAAGCAGTTTTTCTTTGATCATTTTCCATACATCAAATAAATACGGCACGTACTCACATGGGTGCTCCCACGGTTTTATATCTGTTTGATTCTCATAATAAAGCGGATTTTCAAATAGCAGCATCTTGATATCGGCGGAATCGCTCAGGACTATTTGCCGCAAAGTTTGTTCATACTGTTTTAAATCATTCATATCGCTTTCACAAGCCCTTTTTTTAACCTTTTTTGCCCTTCTCTGCATAAAGAAAGCAATGGACATTCTCCACACTTTGGCGCTTGCGCCTTGCAATGATAGCGTCCGAAGAAAATCAGTCGGTGATGGCTGACAGACCAATCCTCGACCGGAATTTTTTTCATTAATGTTTTTTCAACTTCAAGAACACTATCCTTCCATCTGCAAAAGCCGAGACGCTTGCTGACTCGCTCGACATGCGTGTCAACTGCGATCGCCGGAACTCCAAAGGCAACAGATGCAACTACGTTAGCCGTTTTTCTGCCGACTCCCGGAAGGCGTACGAGCTCGTCCCTGTCGGAGGGAACTACCCCGCCATACTCATTGATGATCATTTCGCTCAATTTTTTTATATTTTTTGCTTTATTTCTGTATAATCCAATAGAACGTATATCCTGTTCAAGCTCTTCTGTACTCGTGTTTGCATAATCTTCCGGCGTCCGGTATTTTTGAAACAGCCCCTCAGTGACTCTATTGACGAGGGCATCAGTACATTGCGCAGACAGAGCGACTGCGACAACAAGTTCAAATGGGTTGGTGTGCTTCAGCTCGCATTCTGCATGAGGAAACATCTCACCAATGGTTTGTAAACAAAACTCAATTTCTTTTTTAGATAGCATAATGTCACCTTGTTTTCTTATTTCTCAAGCCAATTGTAAAAAGGAACTTGCCTTACATATTCGGATTCCTCTTTAACATGCGGCTTTCTGGACTGCCTGAATTTTTGGCTGTGCGCTTTCACCTGTTCAACAGATTGGATATTATTTTTTTTCCATTCAAACAGTATTCTATCGATGTAGCGAAAGCTCAGCTTTCCTGATAATACAGCTTCTCTCAGAGCGAGTTTAATTATCTCTTGGCCATGATGGTCCTGATCGAGCCAGATCGACAAAGTTTCACCCTCTAACGGTGATAAAGGCCTCGCAAACTCTTCTTCAAAAATGGAATACAAGCTCTTTTGACTACCTTCCTCTTTCTCCGCTGATCGTTGTTTTTCTTCCATTTGCACAAGATCAAATAATTTTCCCCAAAGAGGCTCCAAAGAATACTTTTCAAATTTAATTCCATTTGGCTCTTCACACTCTTCAATATCGAGGCAGCCTTTTTGAATAAATGAACGAAGCATCGACGTGCATTGGTCTGTGGAAATGGTCATTTCCTTCGCGAGCTCTTCAGGTGTTGGAAAGTAAAAGCCTTTTTCTACGTACATTTTTATTTTTAAAAGTAAAATAAATTCTTTCTCATTCAATCCTAATTTGTGATAGTGAATGAGCAGCAAGTTAGGGATTTGGGTTGATCCTAATTCCTGCATCTCAATAAATTGCGCTTTGTTCATTGTGGTACACCTCTTTGTATAAAGTATAGCATCTTCATACATTTCTTTATCGTATTAAGTGATAAAAAGTCTCCTTTAAGACAAGGAGACTTTTTTCAAGCATTCACAGGCAATAAAATTCTAAATCCTAAGGGTATAAGCGGTTGAGCAATCTAGGGAACGGAATCGTTTCCCTGACGTGCTCTACCCCGCTCAGCCAGGCGACCGTCCGTTCTAAACCGAGTCCGAAACCTGAATGAGGGACAGAACCGTATTTTCTGAGTTCAGCGTACCATTTGTAGGCATCTGATTCCAGTCCGTGCTCCTTCAATCGCGACTCCAGCAATTCCATGTCATGGATCCGTTCCGAACCGCCGATGATTTCTCCGTAGCCTTCAGGCGCAATTAAGTCTGCGCATAATACGACATCCTCGCGATCTGCGCTTGGCTGCATGTAAAACGGCTTAATCTTTGTCGGATAGTGTGTAATAAAGACTGGCATGTTATAGCTTTCGGCGATAGCTGTTTCATGCGGGGAACCGAAATCTTCCCCCCATTCAATATCAGTGAAGCCTTTTTCTTTTAGAAACTCAATAGCTTCATCATACGTAATTCGCGGGAAAGGAACTTTAATTTTTTCAAGCTTGCTTGTATCTCTGCCTAATGTCTTTAATTCGATCTCGCAACGCTCAAGCACGCTTTGAACAACAAATGACACATAATTTTCTTGAACCTCAAGATTTTCTTTGAATTCTACAAATGCCATTTCCGGTTCAATCATCCAAAATTCAATAAGGTGCCTTCTTGTTTTTGATTTTTCTGCCCGGAATGTAGGGCCAAAGGAAAATACTTTCCCTAATGCCATAGCGGCGGCTTCCATATAAAGCTGCCCGCTTTGTGAAAGGTAAGCGTCCTCGTCAAAATACTTTGTCGCAAAAAGCTCTGTTGTTCCTTCAGGCGCACTTCCAGTAAGAATTGGCGGGTCTACTTTCACAAAGCCGTTTTCATTAAAAAATTCATATGTAGCACGAATGATTTCATTGCGGATTTTCATGACCGCGTGCTGGCGTCTGCTCCTAAGCCAAAGATGCCTGTGGTCCATCAGGAATTCTGTTCCGTGCTCCTTAGGTGTAATCGGAAAGTCGATGGATTCACTGATCACTTCGATTCCTGTCACGGCGAGCTCAAAGCCGAGAGGTGATCTTTCATCTTCCTTCACAACTCCTTGAACATAAAGAGAAGTTTCCTGTGTTGCCGATTTGGCTATTTGAAAAATCTTTTCTTCGACTTCAGCCTTTACGACAACTCCTTGGATGAATCCCGTTCCATCTCTAAGCTGCAGAAAGGCAATCTTTCCGCTCGACCTCTTGTTGGCAACCCAAGCACCGATTGTTACCTCTTCGCCGACATGTTTATATACTTGATTAATTGTTGTTTTCAACCAATTTCCCTCCAAAGCAAAATCACAATTTCTTATCATGCATGGGTGGGCAGGAAGGATTATGGCAGTTTCCCATCGTAACTCCCTCCAACCTGAAGATTCACTATATTATACCTTTTCAGATCGATAAGGGTCAATTCAGCTAGGGCATATCAAGGAGTAATTGTTTTATGAATTTTTCCGTTTGAAAAATCTACATAACTTAACGTGTATTGATTGTCTTGATTCATATATGCAATTTCCCAAAGCAGAACATCTCCTTCTCTCGCCAGCTGTATACCTATCACGTCTCTGGCTTCTCCCCCATCACGAAGCACATCTGCTGCCTGCTTTTCTGTGATTCCTTCGTTTATCGCTTTATAAATAATTTTTTGGTTTTTATTATCTGGAACCCACACATACACTGATTCATTTTTATCATTTTTACCTTCAATAATAAAATGTTTTTCTTTCCCGACAAACGTCTGTGCCTGGTCAATCTTAGTTAGATGAGCCGCTTCTTCTGCTTTATTGATTGCTTGATCATGCCCTTCAGCTTTTTGAGCCATTGCTGGTTGGTAAATCACCGTACCTGCGAAAATTCCAAAAGCCAGAAGCAAAATAAGAGGCAGGACAATAAATAAATAT
This window of the Bacillus gobiensis genome carries:
- a CDS encoding DEAD/DEAH box helicase encodes the protein MERKKDVTELLNGLKEDDRFKDQIVYWHTTPKKEAKYKEMPAALDDRLIHALAKKGITRLYSHQYSAYEKTGNKENVVAVTPTASGKSLCYHLPVLQEIINDQSSRALYLFPTKALSQDQKSEMNELIEEIGIDIHSYTYDGDTSPAIRQKIRKAGHIVITNPDMLHSAILPHHTKWVSLFENLKFIIIDELHTYRGVFGSHVANVIRRLKRICSYYGSNPTFICTSATIANPLELAETLTGSKMNLISDNGAPSGKKHFLFYNPPIVNRSMNIRKSAALEVRTLAAELLKNQIQTIVFARSRVRVELILSYLQDIMRPIAGEPAVQGYRGGYLPTERRKIEKGLRSGDIMGVVSTNALELGVDIGQLQACIMTGYPGTIASAWQQSGRAGRRENEALIIMVASSTPLDQYIIKHPAYFFEQTPETAVIDPDNLVILVDHLKCAAFELPFKQNERFGQTEVEDILDYLREQEVLHLHDGTYHWMSDSFPAHGISLRAASQENVVIIDQSVPGKAAVIGEMDRFSAMTLLHEKAIYLHKGEQFQVELLDWEERKAYVREVQVDYFTDANLAVVLKVLEIDKLSEGEQKITGFGDITVNAKATIFKKIRFETHENIGSGPIHLPEEELHTNAAWVQATDHQAKKWSDLQMEQALLGAANILGYVAALQVMCDPSDLHVYPQLKAVHNEKPTIFIYDKYPGGVGLSKKIHEQLDRIIAESHRLVAECPCQTGCPSCIGVDSGGQKAKELVMRLLNDWKD
- a CDS encoding PTS sugar transporter subunit IIA, whose translation is MLKKLFGIGKAQDTKNEEAVYSPIDGQVVPLEEVPDPVFSQKMMGEGIAVKPENGNIVSPVEGEIIQLFHTKHAVGIRSLSGIELLIHIGLDTVELMGEGFEAHVKEGDKVKVGDPLITCDLDFISEKASSTITPIVITNGDIVESIEPSGESDAVKGKTKLFDIKVK
- a CDS encoding YppG family protein, translating into MNNRRQTRLYPEQLYGYAPYHSSAQQYPHYPSAYQTHSPGAAHNQYPTQPQTLSHIPYYDEPNSYQGMQQLPLSYPNPYPQPRPNQQQPSQFMSIMSQFKKSNGQYDFNKLMDTAGQMMNTVNQMGSLAKGFTSFFKS
- the yppF gene encoding YppF family protein, with the translated sequence MNLAELRHSFAETKKYETDNLNKLMDFSRHLYLQGHLTLHEFRVYLKNLESEGAESPIYQTK
- a CDS encoding YppE family protein → MKESEVLEVNDEMLCLLKESVSRYNERKGKDIPVDFYKEVQPAVQESTQIIDTWTENATRYISEKRPRYLHVSQIEAVKENLNEVVLQSFFCKIHLKRFKDLSESVQYTLKTLKDYVKEGSR
- a CDS encoding YppD family protein translates to MNGFVSKDNVLHILMEIEESVTEIEKNIGSRMLMNRIEKEVKIEAVLEQIDKELDELVLCIGQSEKIGSVVPIPSELSVKCL
- a CDS encoding spore protein gives rise to the protein MKTKKEPKKEENKRPLGDKKLNGPNRPST
- a CDS encoding DUF2515 domain-containing protein → MLLTANCRHKVIQQIKQQTRRLNKDNISRTNAYKTFYDTNPEIKWALLASAVSRNAGWSMTDLKGRLFQKGLTSDQQTWLFTTYERSNWLIFSDAFPQLLLYSYSKRCGTPLFSMLGAFGVSAFMETEWQLFWHEKDKKRLMHALIINEQNTIQKPIIQNHWLKKNVFAAFPFLMSDYFHFNTVIFPTIDGRLLGLSINNFTKAEKRIALGKKLGKLLFHPVYHTSCYQFLDCVPHTGSRYDMEKMMGRKIRSSPFLRTCYPVVIHSLDEEKDDWFRKNSQVRHSFKEVNLPDQVDLTEWYQQKRRQLAALFAIKEWL
- the recU gene encoding Holliday junction resolvase RecU; the protein is MIRYPNGKQYVPSQTKPATAKTKNEKSFSNRGMTLEDDLNETNQYYLEKQIAVIHKKPTPVQIVQVDYPRRSAAVIKEAYFKQSSTTDYNGIYRGKYIDFEAKETQNKTSFPLKNFHAHQIEHMRQVVDHGGICFVIISAFNEVYLLKAEQLFYFWERCENNGRKSIRKDELDQSACLIKLGYSPRIDYIKAIDSLYFS